Proteins encoded by one window of Sulfurospirillum barnesii SES-3:
- the rlmN gene encoding 23S rRNA (adenine(2503)-C(2))-methyltransferase RlmN: protein MDKQNIFDLSKEELSEVIKPAFRAKQIYQWLYQKYVTSFEEMKNLPKELKDQLQANYYLDPLTIVKVEESRDGSKKYLFALKDGNTVESVLLPMKQEQSDEEGKLIHHTRYTICISSQVGCKIGCAFCLTGKSGFKRNLSAGEITTQVLMIKRDNAIAENRRVNIVYMGMGEPLDNLTNVSKAVRMFNDLDGLSISPRRQTISTSGLSSQIEKLGKMDLGVLLAISLHAVDDVLREKLMPINKAYNIESIINAVKAFPIDARKRVMFEYLVMKGLNDDQRSAKKLVKLLHGIKAKVNLIYFNPHSGSEFGRPLEKDMIAFQQYLVDHGVLCTIRQSKGLDISAACGQLKDKEQKNDPA, encoded by the coding sequence ATGGACAAACAAAATATATTTGATTTATCAAAAGAAGAGTTATCTGAAGTCATTAAACCAGCTTTTAGAGCAAAACAAATTTACCAATGGCTCTATCAAAAATACGTCACCTCTTTTGAGGAGATGAAAAATTTACCTAAAGAGCTTAAAGATCAACTTCAAGCAAACTACTATCTTGATCCACTCACTATTGTAAAAGTAGAAGAGAGCAGGGATGGAAGTAAGAAGTATCTCTTTGCACTCAAAGATGGCAATACCGTCGAATCAGTTCTTCTCCCCATGAAGCAAGAGCAAAGCGATGAAGAGGGAAAGTTAATTCATCATACCCGATATACCATCTGTATCTCTTCTCAAGTAGGCTGTAAAATAGGCTGTGCGTTTTGTCTCACTGGCAAAAGTGGTTTTAAACGCAACCTAAGTGCTGGAGAGATAACAACACAAGTTTTGATGATTAAAAGAGACAACGCTATAGCAGAGAATAGACGTGTAAATATTGTCTATATGGGCATGGGCGAACCACTGGATAATTTAACGAACGTGAGTAAAGCCGTGCGTATGTTTAATGATCTTGATGGTCTTTCTATATCCCCTCGTAGACAGACTATTTCTACCAGTGGGCTTAGTTCACAAATAGAAAAATTAGGGAAAATGGATTTAGGTGTTTTACTTGCCATTTCGCTACATGCCGTTGATGATGTGCTAAGAGAAAAACTGATGCCTATCAATAAGGCGTATAACATTGAGTCTATTATTAATGCCGTAAAAGCATTCCCCATAGACGCACGTAAACGGGTCATGTTTGAGTATTTAGTCATGAAAGGACTCAATGATGACCAAAGGAGTGCAAAGAAGCTGGTGAAGCTCCTGCATGGCATAAAAGCGAAAGTGAATTTGATTTATTTTAACCCGCATTCTGGCAGTGAATTTGGACGTCCTTTAGAGAAAGATATGATAGCCTTTCAACAGTATCTTGTCGACCATGGTGTTTTGTGTACCATTCGTCAATCAAAAGGCTTAGACATCAGCGCCGCATGCGGTCAGCTTAAAGATAAGGAGCAGAAAAATGACCCTGCTTGA